The genomic region TCATGATCCTGGGGCTGGTGCTGTTCTTCGCCACCCACATTTTTACGACGAAACGAAAGGCCCGTGCGCAGGCGATCGCGAGGCTGGGCGAGGGGACCTACAAGATTCTCTACACTGTGGTCTCACTCGCGGGGCTGGCGCTGATCATCTGGGGCTTTGCCCACTATCGCAGCTCCGGCTGGATCGACGTCTGGTATCCGCCGAAGGCGATGAAGCACATCGCAGTTGCGCTGATGCTGCCGGCGGTGATCCTCGTGGTCGCCTCGTATTTGCGCGGCCGCATCTATGCGACGCTGAAGCATCCGATGCTGGCCGGTATCAAGCTGTGGGCCGCGGCGCATCTTTTGGCCAACGGCGATCTCGGCTCCATCATCCTGTTCGGCTCTTTCCTGGGCTGGGCGGTCTATGACCGCATCTCGTTTAAAGCTCGCACCGACGCCGGCGGCCCGCCGATTCCGGTCGGCGGCGTCAGCAACGATCTGATCGCGGTCGCGGTCGGCGCGGTCGCTTATCTGGCCCTGGCGTTTGCGTTCCATCCGGTCGTGATCGGCGTTCCCGTGATCGGGGTTTAGCCGGTCAGCACAAGACGCAACCCGGCTGTCCATGGGCTGAAGCTGACAAGAGCAACAAGCCGAGGTTCTTCGATGGATTGGTCGCAATCTCAAATCCCGCCGATGCGGCTCGAGGCGCGCTTCGGCGATCGCGTGGTGCCGGCATTTTCGCAGCGGCCTGCCAGCCTCTGGGCGATGATCGCGGACGCCCGCGACCGCAACGCCGATGCCGAAGCTCTGATCTGCGGCAATGTCCGCCTGAGCTGGCGGCAGGCGTCAGAACAAGCCGCGCGGATCGCTGCGGGATTGCGTAAACACGGATTGCAGCGCGGCGATCGTGTCGCCATCCTGCTCGGCAACCGCATCGAATTTCCGCTGCTGCTGTTCGCCGCCGCGCATGAGGGGCTCGTCACGGTGCTGCTCAGCACGCGCCAGCAGAAGCCGGAGATCGCCTATGTGCTCGCCGATTGCGGTGCCAAGATCCTGATCCACGAGGCCGCGCTCGCCGAGCGGCTGCCCGACGCGCATGATGTGCCCGATGTGATCCATCGCATCGCCGTCGCCGATGATCCGGCTCTGTCGCGTTTCGCAGTGCTCGCCGACAACCCGCCGGCCGTGGCACCGATCGAGGTGGGCGAGGAGGACACCGCGATGATTCTCTACACCTCCGGCACCACGGGCAAGCCGAAGGGCGCGATGCTGGCCCATTGCAACATCGTCCATTCCTCCATGGTGTTCGTGTCCTGCCTGCAATTGACGGGGGCCGATCGCTCGATCGCAGCGGTGCCGCTCGGCCACGTCACGGGGGTCGTCGCCAACATCACCACCATGATCCGCTGCGGCGGCGCGCTGATCATCATGCCCGAGTTCAAGGCCGCCGATTACCTCAAGCTCGCCGCGCGCGAGCGCGTCACCTACACGGTGATGGTGCCGGCGATGTACAATCTCTGCCTGCTCCAGCCCGATTTCGACGGCTACGATCTGTCGAGCTGGCGCATCGGCGGCTTCGGCGGCGCGCCGATGCCGGTTGCCACCATCGAGAAGCTCAAGGCGAAGATTCCCGGCCTGAAGCTGATGAACTGCTACGGCGCGACCGAGACGACGTCGCCCTCGACGATCATGCCGGGCGAGCTGACCGAGAGCCACATCGACAGCGTCGGCCTGCCGTGTCCCGGCGCACGCATGGTCGCGATGGGACCGGACGGGCGCGAGCTGCCTCCCGGCGAGATCGGCGAGCTCTGGATCCAGAGTGCCTCCGTCATCAAGGGCTACTGGAATAATCCGAAGGCCACCGCTGAAAGCTTCACGGGCGGATTCTGGCATTCGGGCGATCTCGGCTCGGTCGATGCGCAAGGGTTCGTTCGCGTGTTCGACCGGCAGAAGGACATGATTAATCGCGGCGGCCTGAAGATCTATTCGGCCGAGGTCGAATCCGTGCTGGCCGGCCATCCCGCGGTGGTCGAGAGCGCGATCATTGCCAGGGCCTGCCCGGTGCTGGGCGAGCGCGTCCACGCCGTGGTGGTGACGCGACAGCCGGTGACGGAAACGGACCTGCGCGCCTGGTGCGCCGAGCGCCTGTCCGACTACAAGGTTCCCGAAACCATGGCGATCACATCGGACCCGCTGCCGCGCAATGCCAATGGCAAGGTGCTGAAGCGGCAGCTGCGGGAGCTGCTGGGGGCTTGAGCCGGGCAGGGGCATCCGGGCTGCCCCGGTGGTTAACGCCTTGATCGGGCTCGCTTTGCCTTGCCACCGCCATATCGTTAGGCTACCTCGCCGCCACACGGGGACGGGATTCCTGACGCGAACGCCTTGGCGCGCGCACCCGGACGGGTATGGGATTAGCATAAGTGTCTGAATTATTTGACGAAGTCGACGAGGAAGTCCGTCGCGAACAGTTCAAGAAGCTGTGGGACAAGTATTCGATCTACTTCATCGCCCTGATGGTGCTGATCGTGGCCGCCGTCGGCGGCTGGCGCGCCTATCAATATTTCGAGGCCAAGAAAGCCGCCGAGGCCGGCGCCATCTTTGAGAAGGCCGTCGAGCTGTCCGAGCAGGGCAAGCACGAGGACGCCGAGAAGGCCTTCACCGAGCTCGCCGCCAAGGCGCCGTCCGGCTATCGCACCCTGGCGCGGCTGCGCGCTGCGGCCGAGGCCGCGAGCCGCGATCCCAAGGCGGGTGCGAAGATGTATGACGACATTGCCGCCGACCGCAGCATCGGCGGCGAGTGGCAGGACCTGGCCAAGATCCGCGCCGCGGGCCTCCTGCTCGACAGCGCCAGCTACGCCGACATACAGCAGCGGCTGGAAGCTTCCGCCGCGCCAAAATCGACCTTCCGCCACAGCGCCCGCGAGATGCTGGCGCTGTCGGCTTGGCGCAACAACGACATGACCGCAGCCCGCAAATGGCTCGAGGCGATTGACGGAGACGGCGAAACGCCGCCCGGCCTGCGCTCGCGCGCCGA from Bradyrhizobium sp. CB1015 harbors:
- a CDS encoding NnrU family protein; translation: MGLLVMILGLVLFFATHIFTTKRKARAQAIARLGEGTYKILYTVVSLAGLALIIWGFAHYRSSGWIDVWYPPKAMKHIAVALMLPAVILVVASYLRGRIYATLKHPMLAGIKLWAAAHLLANGDLGSIILFGSFLGWAVYDRISFKARTDAGGPPIPVGGVSNDLIAVAVGAVAYLALAFAFHPVVIGVPVIGV
- a CDS encoding class I adenylate-forming enzyme family protein, encoding MDWSQSQIPPMRLEARFGDRVVPAFSQRPASLWAMIADARDRNADAEALICGNVRLSWRQASEQAARIAAGLRKHGLQRGDRVAILLGNRIEFPLLLFAAAHEGLVTVLLSTRQQKPEIAYVLADCGAKILIHEAALAERLPDAHDVPDVIHRIAVADDPALSRFAVLADNPPAVAPIEVGEEDTAMILYTSGTTGKPKGAMLAHCNIVHSSMVFVSCLQLTGADRSIAAVPLGHVTGVVANITTMIRCGGALIIMPEFKAADYLKLAARERVTYTVMVPAMYNLCLLQPDFDGYDLSSWRIGGFGGAPMPVATIEKLKAKIPGLKLMNCYGATETTSPSTIMPGELTESHIDSVGLPCPGARMVAMGPDGRELPPGEIGELWIQSASVIKGYWNNPKATAESFTGGFWHSGDLGSVDAQGFVRVFDRQKDMINRGGLKIYSAEVESVLAGHPAVVESAIIARACPVLGERVHAVVVTRQPVTETDLRAWCAERLSDYKVPETMAITSDPLPRNANGKVLKRQLRELLGA
- a CDS encoding tetratricopeptide repeat protein translates to MSELFDEVDEEVRREQFKKLWDKYSIYFIALMVLIVAAVGGWRAYQYFEAKKAAEAGAIFEKAVELSEQGKHEDAEKAFTELAAKAPSGYRTLARLRAAAEAASRDPKAGAKMYDDIAADRSIGGEWQDLAKIRAAGLLLDSASYADIQQRLEASAAPKSTFRHSAREMLALSAWRNNDMTAARKWLEAIDGDGETPPGLRSRAEALQALLPPVAKS